One genomic window of Medicago truncatula cultivar Jemalong A17 chromosome 1, MtrunA17r5.0-ANR, whole genome shotgun sequence includes the following:
- the LOC25481895 gene encoding uncharacterized protein isoform X5: MDIKVKAVTSSDSNAKKANLFAAKKERVKLPTYDDDDVLGGKEYHISEFLSQPSGIAAVLNTKVLQSFQSLDANTYRCELPKLKLLKFEVSPFIDLRVTSTDEDCLVEMISCKFEGSEIVEELNDHFSAFMVNHMTWSDADIESFLEVDVKLNLTLEIYTRPFTVMPISAVEGPGNIMMQALVDKLVPLLLQQMVQGYDEWVQKQTYHLNQSSSEGNFVVETTEGGRTF; encoded by the exons aTGGACATCAAGGTGAAGGCGGTGACTTCCTCGGATTCAAATGCAAAGAAAGCAAATTTGTTTGCTGCCAAAAAGGAAAGAGTTAAACTACCAacatatgatgatgatgatgttcttGGAGGAAAGGAATACCACATCAGTGAATTTCTAAGCCAGCCTAGTGGAATTGCAGCAGTGTTGAACACAAAGGTCTTACAATCATTTCAATCTCTTGATGCTAACACATACAG GTGTGAACTTCCAAAACTTAAACTTTTGAAGTTTGAAGTTTCTCCTTTCATAGATCTGCGTGTTACCTCAACTGATGAAGATTGCTTGGTTGAAATGATTTCTTGTAAG tttgaGGGTTCAGAAATTGTGGAAGAGCTAAACGACCACTTTTCAG CATTTATGGTAAATCACATGACATGGAGTGACGCTGATATTGAATCATTTTTGGAAGTTGATGTGAAGTTGAATCTCACACTTGAG ATCTACACACGACCATTCACTGTAATGCCTATTTCAGCTGTTGAAGGTCCTGGAAACAT AATGATGCAAGCTTTGGTGGACAAGCTCGTGCCACTTCTACTTCAACAGATGGTACAAGGTTATGATGAATGGGTTCAAAAGCAAACGTATCATCTAAACCAGTCTTCTAGTGAAGGAAATTTTGTAGTAGAGACAACAGAGGGAGGGAGAACCTTTTGA
- the LOC25481894 gene encoding ribosomal RNA small subunit methyltransferase H isoform X1, with protein MATISKISSLLFSSSKPKLIHHILSPSSNLRTLTTASSRITKTKKTEAALAKEKRRTRSDKELDQETIIELYNNNSHLHVPVMLSQVLDVFSNCSLTSFVDCTLGAAGHSTNVIRGHPELKYFVGMDVDPVGRDTAQSRISSVLDDRESSVKVFTVLRNFRHIKSVLRGTGEEHLGAASIDGILMDLGMSSMQVDDPQRGFSVLGDGPLDMRMDPQASLKAEDILNSWPDTEVGRILRDYGEESNWRTLQKKIVLARLEGGLHSTTDLLDLIQRVTPGMKGGRQGWIKTATRVFQALRIAVNDELKTLEDSLYSCFDCLAPGGRLAVISFHSLEDRIVKQTFLNIIKGNEDMGEGESCNSDLRKMIDEIKEKEAWIRQVMPGSNGIILTKRPITPSEDEENLNRRSRSAKLRVIQKL; from the exons ATGGCAACGATTTCTAAGATATCGTCACTGTTATTCTCTTCATCCAAACCTAAACTCATTCACCACATCCTCTCTCCTTCTTCTAATCTCAGAACCCTCACCACTGCTTcttccagaatcacaaagacCAAGAAAACAGAAGCAGCACTTGCCAAGGAAAAGAGAAGAACGCGTTCTGACAAAGAACTCGACCAGGAGACAATTATTGAGCTTTACAACAATAACTCTCATCTTCATGTTCCTGTTATGCTTTCTCAAGTCTTAGATGTTTTCTCAAATTGTTCCTTAACTTCTTTTGTTGATTGTACTCTTGGTGCTGCTGGTCACTCTACAAAT GTGATTAGAGGTCATCCGGAGTTGAAGTATTTTGTTGGGATGGATGTGGACCCTGTGGGGCGTGACACGGCTCAATCCCGCATCAGTTCAGTTTTGGACGATAGGGAGTCTAGTGTGAAAGTGTTTACTGTGTTAAGGAATTTTAGGCACATCAAATCTGTGCTTAGAGGAACGGGCGAGGAGCACTTAGGGGCTGCGTCTATTGATGGCATCTTGATGGACCTGGGCATGTCATCTATGCAG gtGGATGATCCTCAAAGAGGGTTCAGTGTGCTTGGTGATGGACCCCTTGATATGCGCATGGATCCTCAG GCAAGCCTTAAAGCAGAAGACATATTAAATTCTTGGCCAGATACTGAAGTGGGCCGTATCCTAAGGGATTATGGGGAAGAGAGTAATTGGCGTACTCTGCAGAAGAAAATTGTCCTAGCCCGTTTAGAAGGTGGATTACATTCCACTACCGACTTGCTGGATCTCATTCAGCGTGTGACTCCTGGAATGAAAG GGGGGAGACAAGGTTGGATAAAAACAGCAACCCGGGTATTTCAAGCATTGAGAATCGCTGTCAATGATGAACTGAAGACTCTTGAGGATTCTCTCTATTCTTGTTTTGACTGTCTTGCACCTGGTGGAAGGCTTGCTGTCATATCCTTTCACAGTTTGGAGGACAGAATTGTGAAGCAGacatttcttaatataattAAAGGAAATGAAGACATGGGAGAAGGGGAGAGTTGCAATAGTGATCTTAGGAAGATGATTGatgaaatcaaagaaaaagaagctTGGATAAGACAAGTAATGCCTGGATCAAATGGAATTATTCTCACAAAAAGACCAATCACGCCATCAGAAGATGAAGAGAACTTGAACCGCAGAAGTAGAAGTGCAAAGCTCAGGGTTATTCAAAAGCTTTGA
- the LOC25481895 gene encoding uncharacterized protein isoform X4 — protein MVWTWTTILGHTFLPKFHPLKMDIKVKAVTSSDSNAKKANLFAAKKERVKLPTYDDDDVLGGKEYHISEFLSQPSGIAAVLNTKVLQSFQSLDANTYRCELPKLKLLKFEVSPFIDLRVTSTDEDCLVEMISCKFEGSEIVEELNDHFSAFMVNHMTWSDADIESFLEVDVKLNLTLEIYTRPFTVMPISAVEGPGNIMMQALVDKLVPLLLQQMVQGYDEWVQKQTYHLNQSSSEGNFVVETTEGGRTF, from the exons ATGGTATGGACATGGACAACAATTCTGGGCCACACATTCCTTCCAAAATTTCACCCACTG aaaaTGGACATCAAGGTGAAGGCGGTGACTTCCTCGGATTCAAATGCAAAGAAAGCAAATTTGTTTGCTGCCAAAAAGGAAAGAGTTAAACTACCAacatatgatgatgatgatgttcttGGAGGAAAGGAATACCACATCAGTGAATTTCTAAGCCAGCCTAGTGGAATTGCAGCAGTGTTGAACACAAAGGTCTTACAATCATTTCAATCTCTTGATGCTAACACATACAG GTGTGAACTTCCAAAACTTAAACTTTTGAAGTTTGAAGTTTCTCCTTTCATAGATCTGCGTGTTACCTCAACTGATGAAGATTGCTTGGTTGAAATGATTTCTTGTAAG tttgaGGGTTCAGAAATTGTGGAAGAGCTAAACGACCACTTTTCAG CATTTATGGTAAATCACATGACATGGAGTGACGCTGATATTGAATCATTTTTGGAAGTTGATGTGAAGTTGAATCTCACACTTGAG ATCTACACACGACCATTCACTGTAATGCCTATTTCAGCTGTTGAAGGTCCTGGAAACAT AATGATGCAAGCTTTGGTGGACAAGCTCGTGCCACTTCTACTTCAACAGATGGTACAAGGTTATGATGAATGGGTTCAAAAGCAAACGTATCATCTAAACCAGTCTTCTAGTGAAGGAAATTTTGTAGTAGAGACAACAGAGGGAGGGAGAACCTTTTGA
- the LOC25481895 gene encoding uncharacterized protein isoform X1: MAKAILLCNKWYGHGQQFWATHSFQNFTHWFVHLPSLHCKKMDIKVKAVTSSDSNAKKANLFAAKKERVKLPTYDDDDVLGGKEYHISEFLSQPSGIAAVLNTKVLQSFQSLDANTYRCELPKLKLLKFEVSPFIDLRVTSTDEDCLVEMISCKFEGSEIVEELNDHFSAFMVNHMTWSDADIESFLEVDVKLNLTLEIYTRPFTVMPISAVEGPGNIMMQALVDKLVPLLLQQMVQGYDEWVQKQTYHLNQSSSEGNFVVETTEGGRTF, translated from the exons ATGG CAAAAGCAATCCTTTTGTGTAACAAATGGTATGGACATGGACAACAATTCTGGGCCACACATTCCTTCCAAAATTTCACCCACTGGTTTGTTCACTTACCTTCATTACATTG taagaaaaTGGACATCAAGGTGAAGGCGGTGACTTCCTCGGATTCAAATGCAAAGAAAGCAAATTTGTTTGCTGCCAAAAAGGAAAGAGTTAAACTACCAacatatgatgatgatgatgttcttGGAGGAAAGGAATACCACATCAGTGAATTTCTAAGCCAGCCTAGTGGAATTGCAGCAGTGTTGAACACAAAGGTCTTACAATCATTTCAATCTCTTGATGCTAACACATACAG GTGTGAACTTCCAAAACTTAAACTTTTGAAGTTTGAAGTTTCTCCTTTCATAGATCTGCGTGTTACCTCAACTGATGAAGATTGCTTGGTTGAAATGATTTCTTGTAAG tttgaGGGTTCAGAAATTGTGGAAGAGCTAAACGACCACTTTTCAG CATTTATGGTAAATCACATGACATGGAGTGACGCTGATATTGAATCATTTTTGGAAGTTGATGTGAAGTTGAATCTCACACTTGAG ATCTACACACGACCATTCACTGTAATGCCTATTTCAGCTGTTGAAGGTCCTGGAAACAT AATGATGCAAGCTTTGGTGGACAAGCTCGTGCCACTTCTACTTCAACAGATGGTACAAGGTTATGATGAATGGGTTCAAAAGCAAACGTATCATCTAAACCAGTCTTCTAGTGAAGGAAATTTTGTAGTAGAGACAACAGAGGGAGGGAGAACCTTTTGA
- the LOC112419296 gene encoding uncharacterized protein has product MEVREDFMLSPGCENEPTFRTAHFLKPTANSIDEPPSKISSSFVSEPNDWPLKIHFNGWRQQNSKWDKWVDELKLKHETVWKKVGIFEAIMSTKCRRIKKNQNLLYGIVEKWCCETNTFVFPFGEATITLEDIMVLGDYPVIGDPVFVSLEDQEMKEIEDKLILAREQLYRKQGGRPRTTLWMDVFVDKGSEIEHEAFLATWLSVYVFPHKALVKKSLFPIAVHLARGNPIALAPAVLASIYKDLTLFKKTIVGLSKYPVGGDRFSKEVSLQSPFYLVQIWVLGRFKSLQSQLKTTMTNHGDPFWFRWRMSKDLKIEDVRLTLDSAIDDFIWRPYVRYADKRGMFYPYDEILVPFKKDLVDEQMLSFVICLRVSELVGFDSIEQYLPHRVAMQFGMDQDVPSDVPRFNEAKSIAWKHYCRPISDKKMYFPSRFFEGNVTSRYARWWKQLVSGSNDFVKKSVQQKRCACSTKPRADVGKANKSGNDVGVPPGFPPNLVDTLRYKCGGIIHESKHLNNQCSSSLAGYEKILPLKRSISKDNIELSIRCLEEDFEDANGREEARCKNFSIRKKVTPNNNVTAAQQYSQFHSDMAAQADAKETAEEKEREARDDEVMVLLKEECMKNQEELARLARQQEEMLRLMGLWEKKDEELRQLLTSVLRNQQPSSFLP; this is encoded by the coding sequence ATGGAGGTGAGGGAAGATTTCATGCTTTCACCTGGTTGTGAGAATGAACCAACATTCAGAACAGCCCATTTTCTCAAACCCACAGCAAACTCTATTGATGAACCACCTTCAAAGATTTCATCATCTTTTGTTTCTGAACCAAATGATTGGCCTTTGAAAATCCATTTCAATGGGTGGCGCCAACAAAACTCAAAATGGGATAAGTGGGTTGATGAACTTAAACTCAAACATGAAACAGTGTGGAAGAAAGTTGGCATCTTTGAAGCTATAATGAGCACCAAGTGTCGTCGtataaagaaaaatcaaaacttgTTATATGGGATTGTTGAAAAATGGTGTTGTGAGACAAATACATTTGTGTTTCCTTTTGGTGAAGCCACAATCACTTTGGAGGATATTATGGTTTTAGGGGATTACCCTGTCATTGGTGATCCTGTTTTCGTTTCGCTTGAAGACCAAGAAATGAAAGAGATTGAAGATAAATTGATCCTTGCAAGAGAACAACTTTATAGGAAACAAGGAGGTAGGCCTAGAACAACATTATGGATGGATGTTTTTGTTGATAAAGGTAGTGAAATTGAACATGAAGCATTTCTTGCTACTTGGTTGTCGGTTTATGTTTTTCCTCATAAAGCTTTGGTGAAAAAATCTTTGTTTCCTATTGCTGTTCATCTTGCTAGAGGAAATCCTATTGCTTTGGCACCGGCTGTTTTAGCTAGCATATATAAGGATTTAACtttgtttaagaaaacaatAGTTGGTTTGTCAAAATATCCTGTTGGTGGCGATAGATTTTCTAAGGAGGTTAGTCTTCAATCACCCTTTTACTTGGTTCAAATTTGGGTGTTGGGAAGGTTCAAAAGTTTACAATCACAACTAAAAACCACGATGACCAACCACGGAGACCCTTTTTGGTTTAGGTGGCGTATGAGTAAAGACTTGAAAATTGAAGATGTTAGGTTGACATTAGACTCAGCTATTGATGATTTTATTTGGCGTCCATATGTTAGATATGCTGATAAGCGTGGAATGTTTTATCCATATGATGAAATTTTGGTACCATTTAAGAAAGATTTGGTGGATGAACAAATGCTGTCATTTGTTATATGCTTGAGAGTATCTGAACTTGTTGGATTTGACTCTATAGAGCAGTATCTGCCACATAGAGTTGCTATGCAATTTGGAATGGATCAAGATGTTCCAAGTGATGTGCCTAGATTCAATGAGGCTAAATCCATTGCTTGGAAACACTACTGCAGGCCCATATctgataaaaaaatgtattttccaTCGAGATTTTTTGAGGGAAATGTTACCTCACGTTATGCAAGGTGGTGGAAGCAATTGGTATCTGGCAGCAACGATTTTGTTAAGAAAAGTGTGCAGCAGAAGAGATGTGCATGTTCAACGAAACCTAGAGCTGATGTAGGAAAAGCTAACAAAAGTGGTAATGATGTTGGTGTTCCACCTGGATTTCCTCCCAATCTTGTTGACACTCTTAGGTACAAGTGTGGTGGCATAATCCATGAATCTAAGCATTTAAATAACCAATGTTCGTCATCTTTAGCTGGTTATGAAAAGATATTACCACTGAAGAGGTCAATTTCAAAAGATAACATCGAACTTTCAATAAGGTGTTTGGAGGAAGATTTTGAAGATGCAAATGGGAGAGAAGAAGCAAGATGCAAAAACTTTTCTATCAGAAAAAAAGTTACTCCGAACAACAATGTAACTGCTGCGCAGCAATATTCTCAGTTTCACTCGGATATGGCTGCTCAAGCAGACGCTAAAGAAACAgctgaagaaaaagaaagggaagCAAGAGATGATGAAGTTATGGTTTTGTTAAAAGAGGAATGCATGAAGAATCAAGAGGAGCTCGCACGTCTGGCAAGACAACAGGAAGAGATGTTACGGTTAATGGGTTTGTGGGAGAAGAAGGATGAAGAGTTGAGGCAACTACTCACTAGTGTTTTGAGGAATCAACAGCCATCATcgtttcttccttaa
- the LOC25481895 gene encoding uncharacterized protein isoform X2 has product MAKAILLCNKWYGHGQQFWATHSFQNFTHCKKMDIKVKAVTSSDSNAKKANLFAAKKERVKLPTYDDDDVLGGKEYHISEFLSQPSGIAAVLNTKVLQSFQSLDANTYRCELPKLKLLKFEVSPFIDLRVTSTDEDCLVEMISCKFEGSEIVEELNDHFSAFMVNHMTWSDADIESFLEVDVKLNLTLEIYTRPFTVMPISAVEGPGNIMMQALVDKLVPLLLQQMVQGYDEWVQKQTYHLNQSSSEGNFVVETTEGGRTF; this is encoded by the exons ATGG CAAAAGCAATCCTTTTGTGTAACAAATGGTATGGACATGGACAACAATTCTGGGCCACACATTCCTTCCAAAATTTCACCCACTG taagaaaaTGGACATCAAGGTGAAGGCGGTGACTTCCTCGGATTCAAATGCAAAGAAAGCAAATTTGTTTGCTGCCAAAAAGGAAAGAGTTAAACTACCAacatatgatgatgatgatgttcttGGAGGAAAGGAATACCACATCAGTGAATTTCTAAGCCAGCCTAGTGGAATTGCAGCAGTGTTGAACACAAAGGTCTTACAATCATTTCAATCTCTTGATGCTAACACATACAG GTGTGAACTTCCAAAACTTAAACTTTTGAAGTTTGAAGTTTCTCCTTTCATAGATCTGCGTGTTACCTCAACTGATGAAGATTGCTTGGTTGAAATGATTTCTTGTAAG tttgaGGGTTCAGAAATTGTGGAAGAGCTAAACGACCACTTTTCAG CATTTATGGTAAATCACATGACATGGAGTGACGCTGATATTGAATCATTTTTGGAAGTTGATGTGAAGTTGAATCTCACACTTGAG ATCTACACACGACCATTCACTGTAATGCCTATTTCAGCTGTTGAAGGTCCTGGAAACAT AATGATGCAAGCTTTGGTGGACAAGCTCGTGCCACTTCTACTTCAACAGATGGTACAAGGTTATGATGAATGGGTTCAAAAGCAAACGTATCATCTAAACCAGTCTTCTAGTGAAGGAAATTTTGTAGTAGAGACAACAGAGGGAGGGAGAACCTTTTGA
- the LOC25481895 gene encoding uncharacterized protein isoform X3: MVWTWTTILGHTFLPKFHPLVCSLTFITLKMDIKVKAVTSSDSNAKKANLFAAKKERVKLPTYDDDDVLGGKEYHISEFLSQPSGIAAVLNTKVLQSFQSLDANTYRCELPKLKLLKFEVSPFIDLRVTSTDEDCLVEMISCKFEGSEIVEELNDHFSAFMVNHMTWSDADIESFLEVDVKLNLTLEIYTRPFTVMPISAVEGPGNIMMQALVDKLVPLLLQQMVQGYDEWVQKQTYHLNQSSSEGNFVVETTEGGRTF, translated from the exons ATGGTATGGACATGGACAACAATTCTGGGCCACACATTCCTTCCAAAATTTCACCCACTGGTTTGTTCACTTACCTTCATTACATTG aaaaTGGACATCAAGGTGAAGGCGGTGACTTCCTCGGATTCAAATGCAAAGAAAGCAAATTTGTTTGCTGCCAAAAAGGAAAGAGTTAAACTACCAacatatgatgatgatgatgttcttGGAGGAAAGGAATACCACATCAGTGAATTTCTAAGCCAGCCTAGTGGAATTGCAGCAGTGTTGAACACAAAGGTCTTACAATCATTTCAATCTCTTGATGCTAACACATACAG GTGTGAACTTCCAAAACTTAAACTTTTGAAGTTTGAAGTTTCTCCTTTCATAGATCTGCGTGTTACCTCAACTGATGAAGATTGCTTGGTTGAAATGATTTCTTGTAAG tttgaGGGTTCAGAAATTGTGGAAGAGCTAAACGACCACTTTTCAG CATTTATGGTAAATCACATGACATGGAGTGACGCTGATATTGAATCATTTTTGGAAGTTGATGTGAAGTTGAATCTCACACTTGAG ATCTACACACGACCATTCACTGTAATGCCTATTTCAGCTGTTGAAGGTCCTGGAAACAT AATGATGCAAGCTTTGGTGGACAAGCTCGTGCCACTTCTACTTCAACAGATGGTACAAGGTTATGATGAATGGGTTCAAAAGCAAACGTATCATCTAAACCAGTCTTCTAGTGAAGGAAATTTTGTAGTAGAGACAACAGAGGGAGGGAGAACCTTTTGA
- the LOC25481894 gene encoding ribosomal RNA small subunit methyltransferase H isoform X2 gives MATISKISSLLFSSSKPKLIHHILSPSSNLRTLTTASSRITKTKKTEAALAKEKRRTRSDKVIRGHPELKYFVGMDVDPVGRDTAQSRISSVLDDRESSVKVFTVLRNFRHIKSVLRGTGEEHLGAASIDGILMDLGMSSMQVDDPQRGFSVLGDGPLDMRMDPQASLKAEDILNSWPDTEVGRILRDYGEESNWRTLQKKIVLARLEGGLHSTTDLLDLIQRVTPGMKGGRQGWIKTATRVFQALRIAVNDELKTLEDSLYSCFDCLAPGGRLAVISFHSLEDRIVKQTFLNIIKGNEDMGEGESCNSDLRKMIDEIKEKEAWIRQVMPGSNGIILTKRPITPSEDEENLNRRSRSAKLRVIQKL, from the exons ATGGCAACGATTTCTAAGATATCGTCACTGTTATTCTCTTCATCCAAACCTAAACTCATTCACCACATCCTCTCTCCTTCTTCTAATCTCAGAACCCTCACCACTGCTTcttccagaatcacaaagacCAAGAAAACAGAAGCAGCACTTGCCAAGGAAAAGAGAAGAACGCGTTCTGACAAA GTGATTAGAGGTCATCCGGAGTTGAAGTATTTTGTTGGGATGGATGTGGACCCTGTGGGGCGTGACACGGCTCAATCCCGCATCAGTTCAGTTTTGGACGATAGGGAGTCTAGTGTGAAAGTGTTTACTGTGTTAAGGAATTTTAGGCACATCAAATCTGTGCTTAGAGGAACGGGCGAGGAGCACTTAGGGGCTGCGTCTATTGATGGCATCTTGATGGACCTGGGCATGTCATCTATGCAG gtGGATGATCCTCAAAGAGGGTTCAGTGTGCTTGGTGATGGACCCCTTGATATGCGCATGGATCCTCAG GCAAGCCTTAAAGCAGAAGACATATTAAATTCTTGGCCAGATACTGAAGTGGGCCGTATCCTAAGGGATTATGGGGAAGAGAGTAATTGGCGTACTCTGCAGAAGAAAATTGTCCTAGCCCGTTTAGAAGGTGGATTACATTCCACTACCGACTTGCTGGATCTCATTCAGCGTGTGACTCCTGGAATGAAAG GGGGGAGACAAGGTTGGATAAAAACAGCAACCCGGGTATTTCAAGCATTGAGAATCGCTGTCAATGATGAACTGAAGACTCTTGAGGATTCTCTCTATTCTTGTTTTGACTGTCTTGCACCTGGTGGAAGGCTTGCTGTCATATCCTTTCACAGTTTGGAGGACAGAATTGTGAAGCAGacatttcttaatataattAAAGGAAATGAAGACATGGGAGAAGGGGAGAGTTGCAATAGTGATCTTAGGAAGATGATTGatgaaatcaaagaaaaagaagctTGGATAAGACAAGTAATGCCTGGATCAAATGGAATTATTCTCACAAAAAGACCAATCACGCCATCAGAAGATGAAGAGAACTTGAACCGCAGAAGTAGAAGTGCAAAGCTCAGGGTTATTCAAAAGCTTTGA